Genomic segment of Candidatus Bathyarchaeia archaeon:
GAAACAAGCCTCAGTCATCGTCGTGGGCGGCACAGCCTCAGGAAAGACAACTTGCATCAACACTCTTGCGATGTTCATCAAGCCCAACGCCAAGATCGTCTCTATCGAAGACACGTCAGAAATTCAACTACCACACGAAAACTGGCTCTCCTCGGTCGTCCGAACAGGCTTCGGAGTCACAGGCGAAGTTTCGGAGATTACACTCTTCGACTTGCTAAAGAACGCCATGAGGCAGCGCCCTGAGTACATCATCGTCGGAGAGGTCAGAGGCAACGAAGCCTACACCCTGATGCAGGCAATCGCTACTGGTCACGGAGGCCTCGCAACACTTCACGCGGATTCCGCAGAAGCGGCGATCCACCGTCTCGAAAGCGAACCCATGAACATACCCCGACCCCTGATCCCGACCATCGATGTCATCGGTGTCCAGACCAGAGTCCAAGTCGGTGACAAGAGTGTCCGAAGAATGGTCAACATCGCAGAGGTTGTCGGACTGGATCCCACCACGAAAGACGTGCTGACCAACGATGTCTTCAAGTGGAATCCGAAGACGGACACTTACGTGTTCTACGGACGAAGCTACGTGCTCGAGAACATCATGAAACGCCATGGCTACAAGCACGAGGAGGTCATGGAGGAGCTCAACAATAGGCGCCTCGTCTTGGAATGGATGGTGCGCAACAACATACGCGATTTCAAGGATGTAGTTGAAGTCATTCGCACATACTATGTCAATCCACAACAGCTCCTCGACCGGGTCAAGCGGGAGAAGATGGTTCAGCCATCAGGAGCAGGTCCCTCATGAGCCTAATCGATCCGATAGCTCCATCCCTTGGACCGCTAGGTCAACTGCTAGCGACAAACTCCAACGACATAATCTCGATAGGACTGGGACTGCTAGCACTCGTTTCATTTGGCCTTTACAAGACGAAGGCGAGCATTTTTGAGACCAGCAAAGCTTGGGTAGGGGCCACTGTCGTCCTTTCGATCCTTACGATCCTCTTCAGAGGAATGGGTGCCATCTGTGGCTGCACATGGTATACCGATCCAAACACAGGCGCAATCCAACAACTAGTCCCTCTCACCTATCTTCTCATAGCCGGTTCATTCTTTGCGATAATTTACAACTTCAACGTTCCAGCTTTGAAGAAGTACAAGTGGTTCATCAGCATCCCGCTTTCCGTCCCGCTGTCAATCGTATCAAACATACTATTTCCTTTGATCGCAACCACACCCCCCTGGCTCGTCATCGAGATCATCATACTCGCACCCGCTGGCGCAATTTACAGCAGCTTCGTCTACGAGAAAGCCGTACTCCACATGGGAGACTACCGTACAAGACTCCGCCGCTTCTTTGAACAGACAGAAAAGGGCGGCAAGGGCAAGGGAGGTGTCGCGCTTCCACCTGAGAAACAAGGCTTCTCCTATTTCACGTACGGTCTTCTCGGCAGAAAGATAGGCAGACTTCTTCCCATTTTCGGGGGCCTCAAACAGGTCATGTCTCTCGCCGGAATGAAAATGGGCTACAAAGCCTACGTCAGTAGCATGGTATTCTTCGCCTTGGTCGGAGGAGGTATATCCTTCTTCGTATGGTTCCTAATTCTCAACCTCGGTCTTGGAAGCGCTTTCGGTCTCACCTTTTCTATAACCTCGGTCCTGGTGAGCATCGTACTTTCGATCCTGTTCGCCGTAATGACTGGGGCCGCAATTCTCGGATTCTTCTACATTCTTCCATTCATGAAAGTCGGCTCACGCAGACAACACTTAGACCAGTTCTTGCCTTTCACCTCCAGTTACATGACTGTGCTTGCGTCCGCTGGAGTTACCCCTGAGCGAATATTGAGATCCACCTCTGAGAAAGATCCCAAGTTCATGCTATCTGACGAGATAGCCAACGTCATTGGAAGAATCGACTTGCTAGGCTATGACGTCATCAACGCACTAAATGCTGAAGTGGAACGTTCGCCGTCAACGAACTACCAGGACCTTCTACGGGGCTTTGCTGGCGTAGTCCGTACTGGTGGCGACATGAAGAAATTCTTCCAAGGAATAACAGACCACTTGTTCCAGAAACGCGCCCTTTCCGTCCAATCATTCCTCGACACCCTAGGAATCATCGCTGAGACATACGTGCTCATGCTAATCGCCTTCCCACTGATGCTTGTCGTCATGTTGTCAATTATGGCCTCCATCGGTGGAAACCTTGGAGGAGTCGACGTCTTCTCCTTCATGTACCTGCTCGCATTCATACTCATACCAATTTGCGGAGTAATGTTCCTCTTCATACTAGATACGATGCAGCCGAAAGGTTAGGAGATTAGAAAATGTCACAACCAACAGAACCAGCACCGGAACCGCAA
This window contains:
- a CDS encoding type II/IV secretion system ATPase subunit, whose product is MSRSAKPEKTDKIDNIVGMLMEYEKMTIDLMKKASDTPVLDQYDLNAPYAKARIVKEDGAIKYQIVEVALSDEEKQKLKEIGELLVEELDVDVKRLGSNENAAAYIRKLVEKIIKNYKIKVTPDSLDRLMYYVIRDFVHFDKIDPLMRDPWIEDISCNGMGIPLYIWHRKHESIPTNVIFNTSEELDKFILKLSYMTGRAISIAQPVLDATLPDGSRVQMTYEKEVTRRGSTFTIRKFRERPLTCSDLIIYNTMSAEMAAWYWYIIEKQASVIVVGGTASGKTTCINTLAMFIKPNAKIVSIEDTSEIQLPHENWLSSVVRTGFGVTGEVSEITLFDLLKNAMRQRPEYIIVGEVRGNEAYTLMQAIATGHGGLATLHADSAEAAIHRLESEPMNIPRPLIPTIDVIGVQTRVQVGDKSVRRMVNIAEVVGLDPTTKDVLTNDVFKWNPKTDTYVFYGRSYVLENIMKRHGYKHEEVMEELNNRRLVLEWMVRNNIRDFKDVVEVIRTYYVNPQQLLDRVKREKMVQPSGAGPS
- a CDS encoding type II secretion system F family protein, giving the protein MSLIDPIAPSLGPLGQLLATNSNDIISIGLGLLALVSFGLYKTKASIFETSKAWVGATVVLSILTILFRGMGAICGCTWYTDPNTGAIQQLVPLTYLLIAGSFFAIIYNFNVPALKKYKWFISIPLSVPLSIVSNILFPLIATTPPWLVIEIIILAPAGAIYSSFVYEKAVLHMGDYRTRLRRFFEQTEKGGKGKGGVALPPEKQGFSYFTYGLLGRKIGRLLPIFGGLKQVMSLAGMKMGYKAYVSSMVFFALVGGGISFFVWFLILNLGLGSAFGLTFSITSVLVSIVLSILFAVMTGAAILGFFYILPFMKVGSRRQHLDQFLPFTSSYMTVLASAGVTPERILRSTSEKDPKFMLSDEIANVIGRIDLLGYDVINALNAEVERSPSTNYQDLLRGFAGVVRTGGDMKKFFQGITDHLFQKRALSVQSFLDTLGIIAETYVLMLIAFPLMLVVMLSIMASIGGNLGGVDVFSFMYLLAFILIPICGVMFLFILDTMQPKG